The Osmerus mordax isolate fOsmMor3 chromosome 28, fOsmMor3.pri, whole genome shotgun sequence genome segment GTCAGATCGTCTCAGGACTCAAATACCTGCACGAACAAGAGATCCTGCACAGAGACCTCAAATTGGGTAGGAAGACTGCAGTAACTATACACCATCCACATAACCTGGGTTGTTAGGGTTAAATATATGTGAAGTACTGTCAGTGTAAAACCTTTGGCATTACAATGCTGAGTATTTATACAGTACAATCCTTTCTTTCCCCTTGTTAGGTAACTTCTTTGTGAGTGAATCCATGGAGCTGAAGGTGGGAGACTTTGGCCTAGCTGCCAAACTGGAGCCAgtggggagcaggaggaagaccaTCTGTGGGACGCCCAACTACCTGTCCCCTGAAGTGCTCAACAAGGAAGGCCACGGCTGCGAGTCTGACATCTGGGCCCTGGGCTGTGTCATGTAAGTCCAGTGGAacttcactttgtttatgacttAACCAGTCTCTTGGGGAGCTTTGATTGAATGTACGTATGTGACCAACAAAGAGTTGCGGTGACAGTTGGTCCAAACAACGGTGGCGTGACGTTTCAGATGATCAGGAAATGGACAGCCTGTCCCGCAGGGTGGCCCAGTGTGAAGACACCGTAGCGGCCAGCAGTAGCTCACATGTCTTTTCTTGTGTCCCAGGTACACCATGCTACTGGGCAGACCCCCCTTTGAGACCACCAACCTGAAGGAGACTTACAGGTGCATCCGTGAGGCTCGctactccctgccctcctccctgtccctccaggcCAAGCAGCTCATTGGTAGCCTGCTGGCCAAGACCCCTGAGGACAGACCCCACCTGGATCACATCCTCAGACACGAGTTCTTCACACAGGTGAGAAGACGCACACACTACAGGCGACGTCTGGACGCGCCCTGTCGGTCTGTCGGTCACTTCCTTTTTGGGATGGATTGTGTCTTTGGTGCAGCGTTGCAacattgactctctctctcggtctctctcggtctctctctctctcttggtctctctctctctctctctctctctctctctctctctcggtctctctctctctttcggtctgtctcttggtctctctccctctgtgcagGGTTTTGTGCCAGAGCGTCTCCCAGCAAGCTGTTGCCACTCTGCACCAGAGTTCCACATCTCCAGCCCTGCCAAGAGTTTCTTCAAGAAGGCTGCAGCCGCACTGTTTGGTGGGAAGAGGGACAAGGTCAAATACTACGAGACCTTGAGTGAGTACATTATCTATCACCCAGGGCCCAGTCACCTCAATAATAACTCTAAGCTTGTGCTGATAGGCCGAGTAATAGTGGGGCAGTTTTGGCACACTCAAATTCCTATAGTTTTGAACGGAAGACagtgctgacagtgtgtgttgtcTATCACAGATAAGCTaaccaaagaagaagaggagatctACAAGCTGCGAAATGACCTGAAGAAGACTGTCATCAGCCAGCAGCAGAACAAACAGCAGGCTGAGGTAAGCGAAACCTGCTGAGTCACCATCTCTAAACCGTCAGACAAGCCGTTCCTGGTTAGGCAACCAACCTCAGAATCAATACTGTATCCACACAGACCACAAGTTGACCCAAGACATGCTGACTCAGTTCAGAGCCACGGCACACGCTTTAACCCATTGTGTCCTCCCACCCCAGGACACTCTGTCAGCCTTGCCATCGGCCGGGATTCCCGTTGCCCCGGTAACAGAGGGTCAGGCTCCGACAGCGCGTGACACCATCCGCTTGATCGTCAGGGGCAGCCTgggcagctgcagcagcagcagcgaaTGTGAGTTGACACGTGGGGACACATGACACGCATGGTTGGCTACACATAGagttgttaacacacacacacaggtgtgaaaGGCATGTTgtgacagtgtatgtgtgtgttgatgagtaGCCAATCTTACTTGAATGGGATTGCAAGATGTGGATTCAATAGCAAGGATTTTTATAAGTAGCTAATGATGTAGACGGCTAACGACGTAGACGGATTGACACGACCGCAAAACTAATATTGTGCTTTTATTTTCCTAGGTCTGGAAGACAATAGTacgtgctgtgtggctgagtcTGTAGCCAGCGTTTTCAGAGGGTGCCTGGAAAACATGCCTCAAGGTAAGAAAAAATCACAAAGTCACAACCATGGACATCTTTTTAAATGCGTGCACTCGCCATTGACGTAGGAGCTGCATCGTTTCAGAGATGAATCTAATACACTGTTACTATATTATGCATTTGTGAATTTAGCAGtctaacccccccaccctcccctcttctctccccctcctcctcccccacagcgGACGACATTCCCCAAGGCCCAGGCTGCGGAACCCTCCAGTGGGTGACTAAGTGGGTCGACTACTCCAACAAGTACGGCTTCGGCTACCAGCTGTCAGACCACACCGTGGGGGTTCTCTTCAACAACGGCACTCACATGAGCCTCCTCCCCGACAGGAAGTAAGTGTCCTCAGTCAGACCTAGATCCAGCTGCACTGGAAGATGGTTATGTGTCTAGCAGCCCCAGGGTAGACTGTTGTCTGCTGAGCGACGTTTGATCGTTGGTCTCGTGTTTGTTCATGTGAGGTTTACtaactcttcctcccctctctttgtcctctctccttttccagaACAATCCATTACTATGCTGAGCTGGGACAGTGTTC includes the following:
- the plk2b gene encoding serine/threonine-protein kinase PLK2b isoform X1; translation: MGRMLPANSNRVCEPTPRSSELHTKRTEDNVSAEMARIITDSATGKCYCRGKVLGKGGFAKCYEMTDLSTSKVYAAKIIPHTRVSKPHQREKIDREIELHRMLHHKHIVHFYHHFEDKDNIYILLEYCSRRSLAHILKTRKVLTEPEVRYYLRQIVSGLKYLHEQEILHRDLKLGNFFVSESMELKVGDFGLAAKLEPVGSRRKTICGTPNYLSPEVLNKEGHGCESDIWALGCVMYTMLLGRPPFETTNLKETYRCIREARYSLPSSLSLQAKQLIGSLLAKTPEDRPHLDHILRHEFFTQGFVPERLPASCCHSAPEFHISSPAKSFFKKAAAALFGGKRDKVKYYETLNKLTKEEEEIYKLRNDLKKTVISQQQNKQQAEDTLSALPSAGIPVAPVTEGQAPTARDTIRLIVRGSLGSCSSSSECLEDNSTCCVAESVASVFRGCLENMPQADDIPQGPGCGTLQWVTKWVDYSNKYGFGYQLSDHTVGVLFNNGTHMSLLPDRKTIHYYAELGQCSVFPTTEVPEHFVAQVTVLKYFAHYMEENLMDGGDLVSMSDTHLPRLYLLQWLKSDRALMMLFNDGTFQVNFYHDHTKIILCTQRDEYMLTYINEDRVSTTFRLSALLASGCPSDLRQRMEYSLNMLTQRCN
- the plk2b gene encoding serine/threonine-protein kinase PLK2b isoform X2, whose amino-acid sequence is MEILMNIAPQPANSNRVCEPTPRSSELHTKRTEDNVSAEMARIITDSATGKCYCRGKVLGKGGFAKCYEMTDLSTSKVYAAKIIPHTRVSKPHQREKIDREIELHRMLHHKHIVHFYHHFEDKDNIYILLEYCSRRSLAHILKTRKVLTEPEVRYYLRQIVSGLKYLHEQEILHRDLKLGNFFVSESMELKVGDFGLAAKLEPVGSRRKTICGTPNYLSPEVLNKEGHGCESDIWALGCVMYTMLLGRPPFETTNLKETYRCIREARYSLPSSLSLQAKQLIGSLLAKTPEDRPHLDHILRHEFFTQGFVPERLPASCCHSAPEFHISSPAKSFFKKAAAALFGGKRDKVKYYETLNKLTKEEEEIYKLRNDLKKTVISQQQNKQQAEDTLSALPSAGIPVAPVTEGQAPTARDTIRLIVRGSLGSCSSSSECLEDNSTCCVAESVASVFRGCLENMPQADDIPQGPGCGTLQWVTKWVDYSNKYGFGYQLSDHTVGVLFNNGTHMSLLPDRKTIHYYAELGQCSVFPTTEVPEHFVAQVTVLKYFAHYMEENLMDGGDLVSMSDTHLPRLYLLQWLKSDRALMMLFNDGTFQVNFYHDHTKIILCTQRDEYMLTYINEDRVSTTFRLSALLASGCPSDLRQRMEYSLNMLTQRCN